The Streptomyces sp. NBC_00483 genome contains the following window.
CGCCACGAGCTTGCCGCCGAAGGCGCCGCCGACGTGTTCCGAGCGGACGCGCACGGCGGACGGGTCGAGCGAGAAGGTCTGCGCCAGCTGGTCGGCGACGGCCTTGCTGCCCTGGTTGGCGTCGTACACCTCCAGCCGCCCGTCCTCCCAGCGCACGGTCACCGCGTGCGGCTCCATGGCGGTGTGGTGCGTCTCGGGGGTGGTGTAGCGCTCGTCCACGACGGCGGCGGACGCGGCGAGTTCGGCCTCCAGGTCGCCCTTGGTCGCCTCCGAGCCCTCGGGCGCGTAGGTGCCGGGCCTGTCGGCCTCGAAGGCGATGTCGTGCGGCTCGGTGTCGTACTCGACGACGAGCGCCTCCGCGGCCTCCCGGGCCTGCTCGGAGGTCTCGGCTACGACGAGCGCGACGGGCCAGCCGGCGTGCTTCACCTTGTCGTCCTGGAAGACGTGGAGGATGCCGTCGGGCGGCCCCATCAGGGTGAGGTAGTCGGTGTTGATGCGCGGCGCGTTGCCATGGTGCATGACGGCGAGGACGCCGGGCATGGCGCGCACGGCCTCGTCGCCGACCGAGCGGATCCGGCCGCGTGCCACGGTGGACAGCACGAGCCAGCCGTGCGCGAGGTCGGTGAACGGGAACTCGCCCGCGTACCGGGCGGCCCCCGTGACCTTCTCGCGCCCCTCGATCCGGCTGCGCCCGACACCCACCGAGCCCGATTTCGTCGTGCCGGCCGCTGTGGTGGTGGTCGTCGTCATCGGGTGGCCTCCGAGGCGAGTTCGGTGAGCAGCGCAACGATCAGATTGCGCATCAGGGGCACCTTGTACCTGTTGTCGGGCAGCGGCTTCGCCGCCGCTAGTTCGGCGTCCGCGGCGGCCGCGAACGTCGCGCCCTCCGCGGGCTGCCCGATCAGCGCCGCCTCTGCGGCACGGGCCCGCCACGGCCGCGAGGCGACCGCGCCGAGCGCGATCCGCGCGTCCCGTACGACGCCGTCCTGGACGTCGACGGCGGCGGCCACGGAGCCGATCGCGAAGGCGTACGAGGCGCGCTCGCGGACCTTGCGGTACACCGAGTTCGCCGCGACGGGCGCGGGCGGCAGGGTGACCGCGGTGATGAGCGCACCGGCCGGGAGGCCGGTCTCCAGGTGCGGGGTGTCGCCGACGGGCCGGTAGAAGTCGGCGAGCGCCAACTCGCCCTTGCCGTCGGCGGTTTCGTACTCCACGACGGCGTCGAACGCGGCGAGCGCGACACCCATGTCGGACGGGTGCACCGCCACGCAGTGCTCGCTCGCGCCGAGGATGGCGTGATTGCGGTGCTCGCCCTCGACGGCCGGGCAACCACTGCCGGGCTCCCGCTTGTTGCACGGCTTGCTGACGTCGGTGAAGTAGCCGCAGCGGGTGCGCTGCAGCAGATTGCCGCCGACGGTGGCCATGTTGCGCAGCTGCCCGGAGGCCCCGGCGAGCACGGCCTGAGTCAACGCCGGGTAGCGGCGCCGCACTTCGGGGTGGGCGGCGAGGTCGCTGTTGGTGACGGTGGCACCGATACGGAGCCCACCGTCAGCGGTCACCTCGATCTCGCCGAGCGGCAGTTCCCGCACGTCGACGAGGCGCGCGGGCCGCTCGACGCCGATCTTCATCAGGTCGACGAGGTTGGTGCCGCCGCCGAGGAAGCGCGCCTCGGGGTCGGCGCCGAGCACCGCCACCGCGCCCGACACATCGGACGCCCGCTCGTATCCGAACTCCCTCACGCCACGGTCTCCTTCGCGTCGTCGGCGGAGTGCGCGGCCGCGTGGGCGACCGCTTGCACGATCGACACGTACGCGCCGCAGCGGCACAGGTTTCCGCTCATCCGCTCCCTGATCTCCTCCGGGGTCAGCGGCCCGGCCTCGGGCCGCACGTCGCCGGTGGCCGCGGACGGCCAGCCCGCGGCGTGCTCCTCGATGACGGCGAGGGCCGAACAGATCTGGCCGGGCGTGCAGTAGCCGCACTGGTAGCCGTCGAGCTCGACGAACGCCTCCTGCACCGGGTGCAGTTCGCCGTCCGGGCCCGCGATGCCCTCGATGGTGGTGATCTCGCGGTCCTCGGCGGCGACCGCGAGCTGCAGACAGGCCACGGCCCTGCGCCCGTCGACGAGCACC
Protein-coding sequences here:
- a CDS encoding FAD binding domain-containing protein, encoding MREFGYERASDVSGAVAVLGADPEARFLGGGTNLVDLMKIGVERPARLVDVRELPLGEIEVTADGGLRIGATVTNSDLAAHPEVRRRYPALTQAVLAGASGQLRNMATVGGNLLQRTRCGYFTDVSKPCNKREPGSGCPAVEGEHRNHAILGASEHCVAVHPSDMGVALAAFDAVVEYETADGKGELALADFYRPVGDTPHLETGLPAGALITAVTLPPAPVAANSVYRKVRERASYAFAIGSVAAAVDVQDGVVRDARIALGAVASRPWRARAAEAALIGQPAEGATFAAAADAELAAAKPLPDNRYKVPLMRNLIVALLTELASEATR
- a CDS encoding 2Fe-2S iron-sulfur cluster-binding protein, coding for MPPADTGGTTVSATSSVVTLNINGEKHTLPVDHRTTLLDALRERLDLTGTKKGCDQGQCGACTVLVDGRRAVACLQLAVAAEDREITTIEGIAGPDGELHPVQEAFVELDGYQCGYCTPGQICSALAVIEEHAAGWPSAATGDVRPEAGPLTPEEIRERMSGNLCRCGAYVSIVQAVAHAAAHSADDAKETVA